CAAGGCCCGGGCTCTCGAAAAAGTTCCGCCACCAGGGCTCGAACACAAAGGCGGTCGCGGGAAACACCTGCCCGCCCATGAGCGGCCAATCGGTATAGCTGCGCCCCGCGTCAATACCGGCCACCAGCGCACCGATCAGGATTTGCAGAAAGGCAAAGTGCATCAGCCCGGTGGACATGGAAAACAGCTTGTCCTCCTTGGACCGGCGCGCCTGCATCAGGTCGCGCTCGTGGCGGCCAAGCAGGTAGGTGTACCAGGCGATAAAGCCCAGAATGACAAAGGCCAGACCCAGATGGGTCGCAAGCCGGTAGCTGGCCACGTCCAGCATGCCTTCGCCTTGTGTCACGCCGCTGGCGACCATCCACCAGCCGATGGCCCCTTGCAGCCCTCCCAGCACGCCCAGCCCCAAAAGGCGCGGCGTCCAGCCTGTAGGGATCTGACGCCGCAGAAGAAACCAGAAGAACCCGATGGCCCAGACCAAGCCAATGACACGGCCCAGTTGCCGATGCCCCCATTCCCACCAGTAGATCACCTTGAAATCTGCCAGCGTCATCCACTGATTTTGCAGGCGGAATTCGTCGATCTGCTGATACAACGCGAACTCGGCCTCCCAATCGGCCTGGTTCAGCGGCGGGACGGCCCCGGTGAAAGGGCGCCATTCGGTGATGGACAACCCGCTGTCGGTCAGGCGGGTCAGTCCGCCCACGGCGATCATCACCACAACAAGGGCAAAGAGCATCATCAGCCAAACACGGATCGCACCGCGTGCGCCGCCCCTGCCCTTGTCGATCACACCTGTCTCGACCACCTGCTTTTCGGTGGTACCCACCTCTTCGAAGATACTGCGGTTCTTTGCCATTTCGGTCCCG
The DNA window shown above is from uncultured Tateyamaria sp. and carries:
- the ctaA gene encoding heme A synthase, with the translated sequence MAKNRSIFEEVGTTEKQVVETGVIDKGRGGARGAIRVWLMMLFALVVVMIAVGGLTRLTDSGLSITEWRPFTGAVPPLNQADWEAEFALYQQIDEFRLQNQWMTLADFKVIYWWEWGHRQLGRVIGLVWAIGFFWFLLRRQIPTGWTPRLLGLGVLGGLQGAIGWWMVASGVTQGEGMLDVASYRLATHLGLAFVILGFIAWYTYLLGRHERDLMQARRSKEDKLFSMSTGLMHFAFLQILIGALVAGIDAGRSYTDWPLMGGQVFPATAFVFEPWWRNFFESPGLVQFIHRVTGYLLFVFAVVVWLRGRASAHPTTRFAFNAVFAAMALQIVLGIVTVLYGAPWQVAILHQILAVVLWALILRARFLAAYPIATSIRGTS